The Pseudanabaena sp. ABRG5-3 genome includes the window ATCGCTCCTTTCGGCATCTGTGCGTAAACCTGCGGAAGCTGCTTCTAAAACTACTTTATGAAAATATTGTGGGAAATGAATGGTTAGATATAAAGCCAACCTGCCACCCATAGAGTAACCTATTAAGAAACAGTAATCCAAACGAAGAAAATCCAAAAAATTAATGACAAGATGAGCGCTGGACTGTATTGTGTAGTAATGCTCTGGTTGGGCAATGTCATCTGGAGCTTGATGGTTTTGATCAATTAAACAGGTCTGCCCATGCCCCAATAAATCGAGTGCCACGCAATAAAACTGCTTTGATAAAACGGCGATCGCTTGTTTAAACTCATCGTGATCGCCCATAAATCCATGTAAAAACAAAATTGCAGGATTGCTGGCATCTCCCTCTGAGTAGTATGTGACCTTATAGTTACCGATTTGTACTTTGCGTACCATAAAATCCCACAATGAACGAACAGGAAATATTTGAAGCAATTGAGACCGCTAGAGTTTCTGAGGCAACTTCTCTCTATCTTAGTGAACTGCAAATGACCGCAGTTCCTGAAACAATTGGGAAATCAACTAATTTAGTTTGGCTATATCTGAGTGAAAATCAATTGACAACACTTCCAGATGCGATCGCCAATTTACAACAACTAACTTGGCTACATTTAGAATGCAATCAACTTGCGAAAATTCCCAATGCTGTCATGTATCTCCAAAATTTGACAGTGCTAAATTTAGCAGAAAATAAACTCTCCCAATTGCCTCCAGACATTAAATCCCTATCCAATCTTGCCAGACTTGATCTTAGTAATAATGCTCTGAAGGAATTGCCATCTGAGATCGGAGTCCTAAAGTTTTTAACATGGTTTGATCTATGCGAAAACTATTTGGAAAGCTTGCCTATAGAAATTGGTAATCTCAAGAGTTTAACGGAACTCGATTTACGAAAAAACCATCTCACCAGCTTGCCTCAAGAAATTGGTAATCTCACAAATCTGACAGATCTCTATCTTGGTAATAATCAATTAACTTCTCTCCCTGCGGAAATTGGTAATCTCATCAATATTACCGAGCTAGATTTGTCTTATAACCAGCTCACTAAGTTGCCTCCAGAAATTGCTAAGCTCAACAAGCTATTGCGTCTCGATCTAAGGGGTAATTCCATCGACGCATCCTCCTTGAGTAATTTGCAACATGGCATGATTTTGATCTAGTAACTTTGATCGGTTTTTTGACGAGCTGATACCAAATTTCTCACTTTCTCAGTTTGCTAACCGAATGCTCAGCAAAAAAATTCATATATAGCAATAGGGTAACTTTTAAGTACTGGACTACATAGAGATTCTGTAAAGTTATATTAACTTAATCCCTCTACCTCAACTTTAAATGTACTATAAGCTTATGCTTTTTTCCAGAGAGAACTTTTATCCATGTTTTCCCCATTTCCTCTAACTCCAATCATCCTCAATCCTAATGATTGCCAAGATTGGGATAGTTTGCAGAATTCTGGACAGGATGATTATTCTGATAGCAGTGCATCTGATAACCTAGGCTACGATAATGATGATCGCACAGCTACTGATGACGGTTACAGTGATGTTAATGAGTCTACCTATAATGATGGCTCTGATTATAATAGCTACGGCTATGATGATTCAAATAAACGCGATTATGGTGATGACAACCCCTATCAAGTCTTAAATAGTGATGTTACGGTTCATCACGAACATAGACACAAACTAGTACAACCTCGTTATGATGATTCAGGTGCTTCAGGTGATAGTGATGATTCTCAGTCACAAGGAATTGATTATAAAGAGGATAATTATGATTACTATGATGATTGCGGTTGTAGTAAATACGATGATGGAACTTTAGAATACGATAACGAGGGGGATGATGATTGTTCTTGTGATTAATTTAGTCAGCCTCCTCCATGCTCCTCTATCTTACAGCAAAGCGATATTGCTGAGTAGCATACTAAACATTACTTCTCGTCGTATTGATAGAAAATCAGAAATTGATGAAAATAATCAACGTCAACTACTATTAGCTGATAATCAGCATAACAATCGTTTAGGACAGCTAGATCGGGAACATTCTCATCGTTTAGAGCAGCAACAACAAACATCAAATTTACGCAAAGAGGAACTATCTCAACAACATAATAATCGTTTAGTTGAACAAACTCAAATGAGTTGGTTACGCTGCCGAGAGATTGCTGTTACTAAATATCTTGATGCTCAACTACAAGAAAGAGGTCACATTTTACGAAAACAGGAGCGAGAAACTGAACATTTGTATCGTCTCGAAGAAATGGAACTATCTCATGAATTTCAAATCTATCGAGATTCATTAATTCGTTCTTTGAGTCATGAACACAGCCAAGAACTAGAGTCTTTACGCAGTTCTTACCAAGTTCAAGTTAACGCTATCAATCGTTATTTACAAAAAACAGAAGAAAATAGTCCTTTTCGAGAACCTACCTCAGCAACAATTGAGAAAATTAGAAGCAGATATATTGTCAATAAAAAACCGTTGGTTTTAATCTCACCTTTTTGGAGTGACAAATTAAAAGATCGGGATAACCTTGAGGGTGGTTTCCAAAATTTTCGAGCGGCGATTTTATCTACTTGGAATAAAGTTCCTTGGGTAAATGATGTGGTTAGGTGTGATGGTTATCTTCGTCCGTTAATTTACACTGATATGGATGTAGATGACATTGCTTCTGCTTTAGGAGATTTACCTGTAATTTTGGTCTATGGAATGATTCAAGGAGGTGAAGAAGTTCATCCTGCGATCGCTATCTGGAACATTTTGCCCGAACAAAAGGGAAACTATTTTCATCTAAATATAGATTCTTTTTCTATTCCCGTTAATCAATCAGGAAGTAAAGTTGAATCTACCAATCCAGTTAATCAATCAGAAAGTAAGGGTGAATCTGCTAATCCCATTAATCAATCAGTAAGTAAGGTCGAATTTGCTAATTCTGTAGGTCATTATTTAACCACCATTATAGGAATTTTAAGTGATGTTTATCAATTATCTTTAACAGGAAAGCGCCCCGATTTAAAGCAATATGCACCCAATGATCCTGAAAAGCTAAAATTCCTTGCTAGTGAATTTAATTATTACTATGATTTGATTTCTTATCAGCAACCCTTACAAGAGCATTTTTTTCGCTTAGATCAAGCAATTATGCTTTACGAATGTGGTTTAGTTAACGAAGCTAATAATCAAGTAAAATCGGCTTATGAAAGTTGGTATTATCAAAAAACACAAAATAGCCGATTGCTGGAAATTGTCAATTCTGAAGTCATTAGTTTATTGACTGAGTTTGCTGATAATAATGATTATCAATTTGTGAAAAAACTTATAGAGTTTTATCGGTTCACTGATAATCGTCAACAAACGGAACAATTACTTCAGTTACTTGATAATTTACAACCACCCAAACAGTATAAACCTATTGCTAGATTTCAACGTTAATTTAGGAGAATAAAATTATGTCTAGTCAACAAGATCTTGATATTTTGCGTAAATTATTTCAAAGAGATTATCCAGAAGCTTTCGCAATTTTTAATTTAGATAATCTCGAAAAAGATTACTTAATTAATCAATTCAAAGAACAAGCGTTTAAAGCTCGTATTAATCAATATTTAACTGGTCAAACCCACGCTGGAAAAACATCTTTTAATAACAATTTCCTAATGAAAAAAATGCCCTCAACAGGAAATCAAGATTGTACTGATTTTGTAGCATTTTTTGATCTCAAAGGAAATTTACGGTCTTTTGACACTCCGGGAGTTAATAGTCTTTATGATTATGACAACATCAACAGAGTGGCTCTTTGTTTACCACAAAAACCAAAAGCAAGTCGAGCCGCTAAAAAAGCTAAAGAGCTTCCTTTTAACAAAGAACCGGGTACTCCCTATCAAGAATCGGATGTCTTTATGACAAAAGATTATACACCATGTATTGATGATCCTAAAGCCGAACCTATAGAAATGGGATATGAAGTAGGACAATGGCAAAACGAGCCAAAAGTTAAACCTGACATTATTTTTTATATTGTTGCTCCTCATCAACTTTATCTTAATGAAGATCGAGAATACTATGAAACTTTATTAGATCGATGGGGTGATATTGTCATTCCTGTTTTAAATATTCATCGAAATCCTGATGGTACAATTAAACCCACTCCTCAAAATATTCAAAATGCACGTCAAGGTATCACAGAAATTTATCAAGCAGTATTTAATACTGATGAAGAACCACCAATTTTTGAAATGAACTGTTTGGAAGGAGACGGAATCGCACAATTAACAGAATATGTATGTCAAATTCTTCCTCCTGAAAAAGTTGGTAATTTTGGCAATGTCATCAAAGATGATTTGAAAAAATATGCTCAAAAACAACGCCAAGAAAACTACTATCATAACTTAGCAATTATTAGTGGTTTACTATCAAGAACTACCGTTAAAGATTTTGATGGTAGAAGTAGTTTACTCCATACCACAGCATCCGCATTAATGTTTTATGGTATGAGAACATTTAAAAGTGCTGAAGCTTTGGATATAGATAGTAGTTCAATTAACCAAGAAGCTGATAAAATTAAACAACAAAAAGCTCAAGAAAAATTCAAATATACCAATATTGAGAGAGATAAAGAAATCAAAAAAGACGTACCAGTTTATGGAGAAATTAAAACTTCAAAACAAGTTGTTGTTCCTAAAATGAAAGAAAGAAAAACAAGAGGTTTTTTATGGATTCCTAAAACTGAACTTTATGAAGATAATGAAGTAGTTACTTTAACTGATACTTCTTATGGAGTTGTAGATTACAAAAGTGAAGTAATTGATACAGTAAAAGAAGTTATTGGTCAATCAAAAGAATCTATTGGTTACGAGTATAACAAAGGTGGCTATGAAGCAATTAGTTTTCTGTTATCAATAGGATTAGCTGTAGAGCTTTTTTCTGATGCTGAAAATATCTCTAGTTTTAATGGATGTATAGAACAAGCTAAGCTAATTGTTGAAAGAAAATTACAGCCAATTAAATCAAAAATTGAGCAATTAGTTAATAGTGATACAGGTGAAAAAAATCTGATTGTTCTTTTAGATCAAATGTTATTAGGTTAACCAAAAAGTAGGTTGGGTTAAACGAAGTGCAATCCAACAAATAACTTTTCTTATTCAAGTTGGGTTTCGTTACCTCAACCCAACCTACAATCAAATTTTAAGGAGAAAAATCATGTTATTTCAAATCCAAAAACCATCAATTTCTGAAATTAGAGCTAATTTAGTATTAGACAAATTAAGAACTTCTAATACCTTTAATCAAACTATCCATTTATGGGAAACAGGTAGAACAGGAAGCGGTAAAACTACTCTTGTTAATCACTTATTTGGAAGTGATTATTTACCATCAGGAGGACAACAAGATTGTACCAATGAAATTAATTTAATTCAATATGGTAATGGTTTAAATACTTATGATCCCCCCGGAGTAGGTAGTGATATTTATTTAGAAAATTATAATCGTGTTGCTTTTGGAATTGCACAAAAAACTACTTCTAAATCTCAACCAGTTCAAAATTTAACAGTTGCTAAATACAGTCAAGGTAAACAAGGTAAAATTGTTGAACGAGAAAATTTAACAGTTGCTAATTTCAGTAAAAAATACCCTAATCCTGATTTGATTTATTATGTAGTTGCGGCTGATAAATTATTTCTCAATGGCGATCGCAATTATTTAGGAGATTTATTAGAACATCATCAAAATATTATTTATGTTCTCAATATTTTTACTGATAAAATAACAGGAAGTTATTATCCTACAGAACAAAATATTATTGATGTAGTTAATAATATTGTTGATCTTCATCAAAATTTTATTGGCTACGGTAATCCCACTATTGTACCTGTTAATTGTTGGACTGGTGAAGGGATATCTGATTTAATTCATCACTCTTATCAGTTATTAGGAGAGCAAAAAGGAAAGATTTTTTCAGAATTAATCCATTATCAGCAACAACATACACCTACTAGATTTATCAATGAAATTAAACAGGAAATCTTAAAACTTTCTGCTCATATTGCTTGTGAAGAACCTGATGATAATTATAGTTGTAATCAAGCCATTCATCGAGCTTCTGAACAAATAGCAGGATTGGCATTACAATTGAAATTTAATCACCAACAAAATTCTCAATTTCCCCAATTTCCAAATTTAGTAAAAGATACCATTAATAATTTTGGGCAAGATGATTCTTATGTCAATAATTCTTTTAATATTGACTTTATTAATTGTAAACTTGATGAGGTTAATGATAGCATTTCTTCTTTACACAATGAATATGAATATCTTATAGAAGCTGGCAAGGGGATTTTAGCAACAATTGGAGATAGTATCAATACTCTCGATACTCAAATTTCAATTCTTTTGGAAGAAAGAGTTACACAAATAAAAAGTCTGGAGTTTTCAGTAATACATTTAAAGAAATATGAGAATCTTTTAAATGAATTAGTTAGTCAATATAATCTGACTTTAGATGCTTTTCGGAGTGATAGTGATACTCTTAATAGTTGTATTACAGAACATAATTTTCGATGTCAAAAATATGAACAAATCAGAATTAATGTTTGTGAAGCTGTAGATGAATATAATCGGCGTTTCTTTCATAATCAAGCTCTTTCTGATTTTATTGACGAAGGAAATCAATATTTATCTCAAGAAAAATATACGATTGAAAAAGAAAGTGGAATTATAGATCAAGCCAATGCTGAAATGAATAAAAGATCACAAGAATTAAAAGAAGTAAAAGAATTGATTGATAAAGTAGAAACTGAATATTATCGCTTACTAAAAGATTGTCAAACTCACCAAAAAAATATCAATCAAATAGACTTAGCAATTTTAAAAATCAGAAAAATCGAAGAAGATAAATTAAGAGCAGGAGAAAATTTATCCCATTATTTTCAACAAAAATTAGAGCGACTAGAACGAGAAATTAACTCTTGTGTGAATTTCCAATTAGATGAAATAGAAGAATTGAGAAATAAATTGTCCAGAAACGATAATTCTATTGTTGAATTTTTGAATAAAGTTGATAATTTTCAAGAGCAATTATATCAATATCAATACCAATTATCTTCATTACGATTTCAAATGTTTATCAACAGAAGCATTATTGAATTATTGGCTGATTCTACTCAATACCATTTTGATGAAACTGATAGAAAAGAATATCGAGGTAAAACCTATACAAAATATTGCAAAAATGGTATTATTTTTATTTTAGCTGTGTTTCATCTTAGCGTAGCTGAACAAATTAATGAATCAATTTGTACTGAATTATTGACAAGTCTTGCTGAACGAGTTAATGGTATTACTTCACTTGAACAAAACATTTCACCTAATCAAGTTTTAAACTTGTTGCAACCACAAATACATATTTTATTCAATGATTCACTTAATTCAAGATTAAAAAGTTTTATCTCTTAATTTTTTCTTTGATTAAAGATAAATAAGAAGATATCCCTTTTTCAAAAGCAGCTATCAATCATAAACTAATGTTTGCTATTTAAACATTTTAAATTAACAATGTTTCCCCAATCTTTTCTTATTCAAACTGCCTATGAACACAACTTATCTCCAGAGCAAGAGGAAGTATTAATTCATAAATTTGCTCACCAACAAACCTATGAACAAATGTCCAATGCTTTAGGTATTTCTAAAGAGGCTTGTATCAAAAGAATGGGAGGTGTGTACGAAAAATTTGGCATTATAGGGGATACTAGAGGTAAAGAAAATCGCTTGCGTATTTTCTTAAAGCAAAGATATGAACATCAGCGAAAATATCAGCATCAATCTCTTGTAAATAATCATTTTTTCAATGAATATTCAATTGAGGATACTAAAAATGTAGATGGCTTAACAGATAAAGTAGAGGAATTATTAAAAGCTCTTAATCAAAATATTACAAAACCTCAGGTTTTAATAACTAATCCTTACTCATGGTTAGTAAGTTTAAAGCAAAAATTAAACCAAGATAATAGTCAAGAAATATTGCAAGAACTATCAACCAAATTACCAGAAGCCGTACAACGACTTGCAGCTACCTCTAGACAAACAGAATTAGAAATCACAAAAGAATTATTAGAAAAATTAGCTCAGTTTTGGGAAGTTAAAGTGACTTAAGATGATTACAGTTTTCTGGAAAATCAGTAAATTTTGGTTGAGTTTCACTGCACAGGCGCAATTTTATCATTGAAATCAGATTTTAATAAATTATAAATTATTAAAGTAACAAATATGAGAGGCGATTACGAATGTCCAGATATGGATGGCGATCTCTTTAAATTTGATCAACATCAACTCCCATCGCTTTCAGCATTTCCGCAAGACGTTGAGCCTTTTGTTCCGCCTGTTGCTTAGCTAGACGCTCTTGATTAGCAATTAAACTTTGTTGAGTTGCCATAATCTCAGCCTTAACTGCCCTTTCCTCAGCTGTCAAATAGCGGCTACCTGACTCATCATACCAATAGAGCCATTCCCGATTCCATCCGATATGCTCACCTTTTTCATAGCCAAGCCCAAGCCCTATTTCAGGTAGCCACACCCGATTATTCTCGATTGCTAGGAGTTCATATTTCCCAGAAGTCAATCGATAGACTTCTAATCTAGCTCTATTTTTAAAGCGCCCCTTTCGACCGCTCAAAGGATTATAAATCGCATAATACAATATCCCTAAAGCTTCATAATCCGCTAATTTATCCTCATATTCACTGTTATATTTTTCCGAAATTACTTCCAAGGTAAAAATCGGCATGATATTACGCTCTTCCCATAGAACATAGCTCAGCCGACCTCTTTCACCCGTATCATGCTTGACTCCAAGCGCTAGAAAACCATCAGGCACGATCGCTGGTTCATTGGGATTATAGTAAATCGCCATATCCACACCAAAATACCAATCATCACGACCTGCCCAGATTGAGGCTAATAAACTTAGCAATAAATTGGGAATGTCATTTTGTAATTGATTATCCACAGGGGTTTCGTCTGATGATGGTAACTCTTCAGCAGTGGGAAGTTGGTGATTTTGGGAATAGGTGAGGTTGACCATAGCTTAAGCGATCGCACTATTGCAATGCAATAATTTTAGCAAATGCCAAAAACAATGCTCAGCAAAAAAAGTTAAGATGTTAGACTCTAAGTAAAATTTTTGTAACCCTTGTAATAAATTAAGGTCACGACATCAAGTTATGGATGCAGTTGCAGTAAAGCCCAGCGAAAGCAAACCTAGTGATATTAAACCTAGTGATATCCTGCGGCAAGCCGATACCGAAAAACTAGCGCGGATTCGCCACACTTGCTCCCATGTGATGGCAATGGCAGTCCAAAAGTTATATCCCGATGCCAAGGTGACTATCGGTCCTGCAACTGAAAACGGCTTTTACTATGACTTCGATCGCAAAGAGCCTTTTGCGCCTAGTGACTTAAAAGCGATCGCCAAGGAAATGAAGCGGATCATTAAGTGGAATCAACCCCTTGTGCGTCAGGAATTGCCACGTTCTGAGATGCTAGCGGAAATCGAAAAGCTGAATGAGCCTTACAAAATTGAGTTGCTAGCTGCGATTCCCGAAGGGCAAAATATTAGCCGCTATTTCATCGGTGATCCAGAGAAATTTGAAAAGCAACCTTGGTGGGATCTGTGCGCGGGTCCTCACCTCGAAAGTACTGGCGAAATTCATCCCGATGCCTTTGCGCTCGAAAGCATTGCAGGAGCCTATTGGCGCGGCGATGAAAAGAATCCCATGCTACAACGGATTTACGGCACGGCTTGGGAAACCCCTGAGCAACTTCAGGCGTATCACGCCATGCTCGAAGAAGCCAAACGCCGCGATCACCGCACCATTGGCAAAGATCTCCAACTATTCAGTATTCAAGAAGATGCTGGTGGTGGATTAGTGTTCTGGCATCCCAAAGGCGCAATCATCCGCAACACCATCGAAACCTTTTGGAAAGAGACCCATGCTCAGAATGGCTATGAGGCAGTAACTACGCCCCATATGGCAAATTTGGATCTGTGGAAAATCTCAGGACATAATGACTTCTATCGCGAAAGTATGTTTCAGCCGATGGAAGTAGAACATCAGGTTTATCAGCTTAAGCCGATGAACTGTCCCTTCCATGTGCTGATCTACAAAGATACGCTCCATTCCTATAAGGAATTCCCCATTCGCTATGCTGAGCTTGGTACGGTCTATCGTTACGAGCGATCTGGAACCATGCATGGTTTGATGCGCGTGCGCGGCTTTACCCAAGATGATGCTCACATTTTCTGCACCGAAGAGCAAATTGAATCAGAAATTCTTGGCGTTCTCAACCTTGCAGAATTGATTCTCTCTACCTTTGGCTTTGAGAATTATGAGATCAATCTTTCCACCCGTCCCGAAAAATATGTCGGTTCCGATGCGATCTGGGAAAAATCTACGGAAGCTCTCAAACAAGCACTCAATCACAAGGGCTGGAACTATGTCGTCGATGAAGGTGGCGGCGCATTTTACGGGCCCAAAATTGATATTAAGATCGAAGATGCGATCGGTCGCCGTTGGCAATGTTCCACCATTCAGCTAGATTTCAATTTACC containing:
- a CDS encoding GTPase, whose protein sequence is MLFQIQKPSISEIRANLVLDKLRTSNTFNQTIHLWETGRTGSGKTTLVNHLFGSDYLPSGGQQDCTNEINLIQYGNGLNTYDPPGVGSDIYLENYNRVAFGIAQKTTSKSQPVQNLTVAKYSQGKQGKIVERENLTVANFSKKYPNPDLIYYVVAADKLFLNGDRNYLGDLLEHHQNIIYVLNIFTDKITGSYYPTEQNIIDVVNNIVDLHQNFIGYGNPTIVPVNCWTGEGISDLIHHSYQLLGEQKGKIFSELIHYQQQHTPTRFINEIKQEILKLSAHIACEEPDDNYSCNQAIHRASEQIAGLALQLKFNHQQNSQFPQFPNLVKDTINNFGQDDSYVNNSFNIDFINCKLDEVNDSISSLHNEYEYLIEAGKGILATIGDSINTLDTQISILLEERVTQIKSLEFSVIHLKKYENLLNELVSQYNLTLDAFRSDSDTLNSCITEHNFRCQKYEQIRINVCEAVDEYNRRFFHNQALSDFIDEGNQYLSQEKYTIEKESGIIDQANAEMNKRSQELKEVKELIDKVETEYYRLLKDCQTHQKNINQIDLAILKIRKIEEDKLRAGENLSHYFQQKLERLEREINSCVNFQLDEIEELRNKLSRNDNSIVEFLNKVDNFQEQLYQYQYQLSSLRFQMFINRSIIELLADSTQYHFDETDRKEYRGKTYTKYCKNGIIFILAVFHLSVAEQINESICTELLTSLAERVNGITSLEQNISPNQVLNLLQPQIHILFNDSLNSRLKSFIS
- a CDS encoding Uma2 family endonuclease; this translates as MVNLTYSQNHQLPTAEELPSSDETPVDNQLQNDIPNLLLSLLASIWAGRDDWYFGVDMAIYYNPNEPAIVPDGFLALGVKHDTGERGRLSYVLWEERNIMPIFTLEVISEKYNSEYEDKLADYEALGILYYAIYNPLSGRKGRFKNRARLEVYRLTSGKYELLAIENNRVWLPEIGLGLGYEKGEHIGWNREWLYWYDESGSRYLTAEERAVKAEIMATQQSLIANQERLAKQQAEQKAQRLAEMLKAMGVDVDQI
- the menH gene encoding 2-succinyl-6-hydroxy-2,4-cyclohexadiene-1-carboxylate synthase; this translates as MVRKVQIGNYKVTYYSEGDASNPAILFLHGFMGDHDEFKQAIAVLSKQFYCVALDLLGHGQTCLIDQNHQAPDDIAQPEHYYTIQSSAHLVINFLDFLRLDYCFLIGYSMGGRLALYLTIHFPQYFHKVVLEAASAGLRTDAERSDRLAKDHQLAAKLESGDFRQFLENWYQQPIFASLRSHPDFQQLLAQRLNNSPSQLAKSLRDLSTGMQPSLWEDLPKIKNPLLLLTGELDPKFVQINQQMKQLNKYSQLEIVPSCGHNIHFENPELFVEKIQAFFYK
- a CDS encoding leucine-rich repeat domain-containing protein, whose protein sequence is MNEQEIFEAIETARVSEATSLYLSELQMTAVPETIGKSTNLVWLYLSENQLTTLPDAIANLQQLTWLHLECNQLAKIPNAVMYLQNLTVLNLAENKLSQLPPDIKSLSNLARLDLSNNALKELPSEIGVLKFLTWFDLCENYLESLPIEIGNLKSLTELDLRKNHLTSLPQEIGNLTNLTDLYLGNNQLTSLPAEIGNLINITELDLSYNQLTKLPPEIAKLNKLLRLDLRGNSIDASSLSNLQHGMILI
- the thrS gene encoding threonine--tRNA ligase, with product MDAVAVKPSESKPSDIKPSDILRQADTEKLARIRHTCSHVMAMAVQKLYPDAKVTIGPATENGFYYDFDRKEPFAPSDLKAIAKEMKRIIKWNQPLVRQELPRSEMLAEIEKLNEPYKIELLAAIPEGQNISRYFIGDPEKFEKQPWWDLCAGPHLESTGEIHPDAFALESIAGAYWRGDEKNPMLQRIYGTAWETPEQLQAYHAMLEEAKRRDHRTIGKDLQLFSIQEDAGGGLVFWHPKGAIIRNTIETFWKETHAQNGYEAVTTPHMANLDLWKISGHNDFYRESMFQPMEVEHQVYQLKPMNCPFHVLIYKDTLHSYKEFPIRYAELGTVYRYERSGTMHGLMRVRGFTQDDAHIFCTEEQIESEILGVLNLAELILSTFGFENYEINLSTRPEKYVGSDAIWEKSTEALKQALNHKGWNYVVDEGGGAFYGPKIDIKIEDAIGRRWQCSTIQLDFNLPDRFKMEYVGEDGVRHQPIMIHRALFGSVERFIGVLIENYAGDFPLWLAPVQAKLIAVSDSQMAYAEEVATKMKAAGLRVQLDYSGDRMAKQIRKAELEKVPVMAVIGAKEVEAGTLSIRSRKHGELGAISVDEAISKMKSAISDRTWF